CCGCCACCTCGCCGTCCACTTGCAGATCGCCGGCACGAACCTCGCCCTTGCCGCGCATCTCGAAAGTGCCCTTCTTGGGGCCATCCCCGAGAAGCTTCAGACGCACCTGCTTCAGGTTGAGGATGATCTCGGTGACGTCCTCGATGACGCCCGGGAGCGTCGAGAACTCGTGCAGCACCCCATCGATCCGAACGGCCGTGATGGCGGCCCCCTGCAGGGACGACAGCAGCACCCGGCGCAAAGCGTTTCCCAGCGTCAGGCCGAATCCCCGCTCGAGCGGCTCGATCGTGAACTTGCCGTAGCGATCGGTATTGCCCCCGTCGGGCATGACCTGCTTCGGCATCGTGAGGTTCTTCCACTTCATCCGCAGCCTCCTTCGGGAAGGCAGTTGTCTACTTGGAATAGAATTCGACGATCAACTGCTCGTTGATCGGGGTCGAGATCGAGCCTCGTGTCGGCACGCTCAGCACGCGGCCGGTCAGCGCCCCCGCGTCGAGGCTGAGCCACTCGGGCAGGTCCTGGCCCTTGCGGGACTCCAGCGTGGTGAGGACCACCGCGAGCTTCTTGCTCTTCTCGCGCACCGTGACTTCATCGCCCGCTTTCACCTGGAACGAAGGAATGCTGACCTTGCGGCCGTTCACCTGCAGGTGGCCGTGCCGCACCAGCTGTCGCGCCGCCGCATGCGAAGGCGCGAGCCCGAGCCGGTAAGCGACGTTGTCGAGCCTGCGCTCGAGCATCTGCAGCAGCACCTCGCCGGTGACCCCGCGGGTCTCGGCCGACTTGGTGAAGAAGTGGCGGAACTGGCGCTCCATGATGCCGTAGATGCGCCGTGCCTTCTGCTTCTCGCGCAGCTGCTGCCCGTAGTTGGTCTCTTTCACCCGGCGCCCTTTGCCGTGCTCTCCGGGTGGATAGTTGCGGCGCTCGATGGCGCACTTGTCGGAAAAGCACCGGGTGCCCTTGAGGAAGAGCTTGCCTCCCTCTCTGCGGCACAGCCGGCATCGCGCGTCGTGATAGACCGCCATGGAGCCTCCTAGACCCGCCGCCGCTTGGGCGGGCGGCAGCCATTGTGCGGGATGGGAGTGACGTCCTTGATGGCCGAGATCTCGAGGCCCGCGGCCTGGAGCGAGCGGATGGCGGCTTCGCGGCCGGAGCCCGGGCCCTTCACCCAGACCTCGACGCGCTTCATGCCCAGGTTCTGCGCCTCACGCGCGCAGGCTTCCGCCGCCACCTGAGCGGCGAAAGGCGTGCTCTTGCGAGAGCCCTTGAAACCCACCTTGCCCGCGCTGGCCCACGTAACCACGTTGCCGTCCTGGTCGGTGATCGTGACGATCGTGTTGTTGAAGCTGGCCTGGACGTGAGCCACTCCGTTGGCGCTCACCCGCCGATCGCGCTTCTTGCCGGTTGCCACTCTTTACACCTCCATCGACTCTTGAGCGCCCCGCGACGGGACGCTACTTCTTGGGCGCCGGCTTGGCAGCCGACGCCGGCCTCTTCATCACGCCCGCGGTCTTCTTGGGACCCTTGCGGGTGCGTGCATTGGTCTTGGTGCGCTGGCCCCTCACCGGCAGGTTGCGGCGATGCCGCAGCCCGCGGTAGGCGCCGATGTCCATCAGACGCTTGATGTTCATGGACACTTCGCCGCGGAGCGCGCCTTCCACCTTGTATTCGCGCTCGATCACCGTGCGCAGCTTGCCGACGTCTTCGTCGCTCAGGTTCTTGACGCGAATGTCGGCGGCCACCCCGGTCGCGCCCAGGATGCGGCGCGCGGTCGTGTTCCCGATGCCGTAGATGTAGGTGAGCGCGGTCTCGATCCGCTTGTCAGCGGGAAGATCGACGCCTGCAATT
The genomic region above belongs to Candidatus Eisenbacteria bacterium and contains:
- the rpsD gene encoding 30S ribosomal protein S4 encodes the protein MAVYHDARCRLCRREGGKLFLKGTRCFSDKCAIERRNYPPGEHGKGRRVKETNYGQQLREKQKARRIYGIMERQFRHFFTKSAETRGVTGEVLLQMLERRLDNVAYRLGLAPSHAAARQLVRHGHLQVNGRKVSIPSFQVKAGDEVTVREKSKKLAVVLTTLESRKGQDLPEWLSLDAGALTGRVLSVPTRGSISTPINEQLIVEFYSK
- the rpsK gene encoding 30S ribosomal protein S11, translating into MATGKKRDRRVSANGVAHVQASFNNTIVTITDQDGNVVTWASAGKVGFKGSRKSTPFAAQVAAEACAREAQNLGMKRVEVWVKGPGSGREAAIRSLQAAGLEISAIKDVTPIPHNGCRPPKRRRV
- the rpsM gene encoding 30S ribosomal protein S13, producing MARIAGVDLPADKRIETALTYIYGIGNTTARRILGATGVAADIRVKNLSDEDVGKLRTVIEREYKVEGALRGEVSMNIKRLMDIGAYRGLRHRRNLPVRGQRTKTNARTRKGPKKTAGVMKRPASAAKPAPKK